The DNA region GGACTGCGTAATTTGGAAGATTGGACGATCGCGGCGGCATTCAGAACTAGCCCTATATTTTGCTCTTGAATTGCACAGCCCCGTAAATAAGCCTGCAAACTGGGAGGAACATGACCAGGGGGAGCCTGAATGCTTTCTGCTGAGAGCCAACACACCCCCTGAATTTGATGAACAGCCAGAGCCAGGGCGATCGTCTCTACACGGATGATGATCAGATCGTGCTGCCGACGACTGGCATCAAATCCAGCTAAGTTGAGAACTTGTGACAGATCAACGACCCACATGGCGCGACTCCGGCGGTTAATCAGCCCCAACAGGCAAGCGGGCATATTAGGCATGGGGGTGAGTCGCTGAGCAGGTAGGGCCAGGACTTCCTGTACCTGCAGCATCGGCAGTAAGCCCTCAGTGGTTGGCGTAATGTGGAACCGGAGAAAGGGATCTCCCAGTGGTTTTGGTGGTTGATCGGGGAGTAAGGTGAGGGTGGCGGTATCCATTGGTTTAGCCTGCTACAGTTTTAACAGCATGAATCAATTGTTCACTGGTGAAGGGTTTGGTCAGGTACACATCCGCTCCCTGCCGCAATCCCCACAGCCGATCG from Leptodesmis sichuanensis A121 includes:
- a CDS encoding chemotaxis protein CheW, which produces MDTATLTLLPDQPPKPLGDPFLRFHITPTTEGLLPMLQVQEVLALPAQRLTPMPNMPACLLGLINRRSRAMWVVDLSQVLNLAGFDASRRQHDLIIIRVETIALALAVHQIQGVCWLSAESIQAPPGHVPPSLQAYLRGCAIQEQNIGLVLNAAAIVQSSKLRSP